GTTACCGTATGAGATTTGCGACCCCCGCCGCTTCGACGTTGACGAGAGCCGGGAAGCGGATCGGGATCGTCGAGTTCCTTCAGGCCCGTTCGAATAGTGCGATCCGACAGGCCCGTGGCTAACGCCACGGCTGTGATCCCTCCATGCCCCAAGGCTCTCGATTCCACGGCCGCCCACCGTCGACGACCACGCTCATCTAAATCGTCGAGCAGTACCATGTACTTCTCGCGAATCGCCTCTATAGTTGCTGCATCCTGCATCGCAGGATCTTAGCAGAATAAACTATAAGGATTCAAGACCAATTCGGTAACTTATTTTGTCGCGATTACATAGGGCAAATACAAAGCAAAGCTTCGGAGAGAATATAAAATCTCTAAATCATTATGATTTGAACTTTTCAGTAAATACACAGCATCCATGTAAATTAAACCAAATCTCTATTGTCCAAATAAAAATATCCAAACAACATTTATCTATGACTACTGAATCAATATTTAATTCCTGGCCTTTGCTTGTAAAGATTTTCAGGTCGACCAAAATCCACTTTATGCAATTTCGGTACCGCTCGCAACAGATTCTCAGTTTCCAATGAAGAAAAGAACACTTTAAAACCAGTCCAACGATCAAGCTCCAACCGCAAAGCGCCGTGCGATACACTATCGGGAATATCTGGAGGAGTTTTCCCAATTAATATTAAATTATGAATACCACATGACTCACAAACTTTCCCAAATCGATGCGACTCAGGCAATGCCCTCCCATTAATCAGATATAATGGGTAACAAATATAATAATCCAGATCATTTGTAACTCGGATAAATTTAAAGCACTTAGGAACCACTTGCTCAAACACATCAACTATGCTGGAATGGGCTAATATCATATCTTCAAAAGAAAGTATCAAATTCACCCTACCTTTTGGCTTTTGGATCTTGCCAATAGGTTGATATTCCAAAACGGCTTTTGTAATATCTAGGCGTTTACACGTCGCACAGTAGGCTTTCGAATAAGTATCAATTAATTCAACGCGTGATTTCTCCTGGTTAAATCTATGGAAAAGCATTGGCACTATCGAGGAATCATGCACAGAAAAGAAAAAATAACCCTTCATATAAATTTACCTGCTTTAAGGGTAGCCCGCACTTCGGCGAGATAGGCATAATAATACGCTCCATCCTTATATTGCATATAAAACTGAGTGAGTGCTTTCAATCTTTCCTTTTGGGAAAAAATCGCACGAATGTCCGCTCCAGAATTCCCTGGAATTCGGCAAAACACCCTTCAAAATGCCAAAATCCCTACAGCTTTAATTCGGCTACAAATGCGACCAGAATTCGGTTCGGGACAAGTTGCCATCAATAAGGCCCCGTGGCGGCGGAAACATTAGGAGAGAGAAAGCCTCCTACGTGCCAAACAATACCCGGCTTTCCGCTCCACCATTGCTGGAAAACGAAAGCGGGGTCAGACTGACGGCTTCTCATAGGAGGAAGATGGCTCCATGCAAAGGATTCGGTTGGAAGCCTTAGGGTAACACAACGATCAAGGTGGGAGTTAGCAGAACGGTAAGCCTCGAATTGATCGTGGGTCAGCAAGCTTCGGCAGCCTGGATGGTCAAACTTCAGAATCGAGCCTCTGAAGCTTTACAGCCCTCCTATCGGGAATTGCAACAGGCCTTGCCTGGGCAAGCGGTGGTTCATGGCGACGAATCTCTCACAAAAGAAGGCTCAATCAAGACTTTGACCTGAACTTTTGTAGCGTGTTGATTCACTCTGTTCGCCTATCGGACTAGTCTCAAGGCCGAAGTAGTTAGCGAGTTTCACGGCCTAAAGCACTCGGGCATCCTGAATAGCGATCGCGTCAAATTGTACTGGGCTTTTTAACACCTGTAGCGATGCTTGGCCTATCTGATCCACAATTTTTTGAGTCTGATTGATCGATCTTGCTCGTCGTCGAAACGGTTAGTCCTTCATATACGTAGGACTGGTTTACTTCAGCTTTAAACACATGACATGAGAGAGGTTTTGAAACGGGCTCTTGATATTTAATTTCATAAAGAATCTTTTGCTTTCCAAACACTTCTGAGGTTTAAACTATATTCATCGAGAAGCAACTACTACAAAAACGTTGGATACTATTCAATAGAATCGAGAATTTCTGCACCCGAGCGAGTTGCCAGTGCTGGCAAAATTGAATCGGTCGCGTAAGTTAAAAAGTGGACTGATCCGTCGCAAAAAACAAAATTTCCGCCTCCCGGATGCAAGCTCCAGAAATGAAAAGCGTCGCAGTCATTATTTAAAGATCCGAATCTAAATGAATAAGGTCCGGGAGAACAATTAGAGTAATGCGGAGTTACTTGCAATTCACGCACACCAAGTACCGAATCACAAGAACCAGTTGGAGTATTACCTAAAACTTGCCCCCATCCTGCATACCACCATCCTAATGTTTTATCCGCACTCGGGGGTCTTTCTCCCACTGCCAGAGTGTTGCTGATTCCATCCGTAATTTCAATCAGCTTTATCGAAGAATCTACAAATAAAACACCGTCCTTCGATATTAAGTTCGTGCCCTCTGATCCCAAGTAGGAAGTGAGTGCGACACTAAAAATACCAGAATTATATGGCGATTGCGCTTGAAAGTCCGATGGGCAAACGAAAAGAGGCATGTTCTTACTTAAAATCGGGAAGTGTGGAGGAGTTTCAAAAAAGGAGTTCTGTTGAAAAGCAGCCAAGGCTTGAAGCCACAAACTATTCTGATCTACATAAGGCAGCAATCGAGTCATCCAGGTTATAGATAACTGAGGCGCTTTGCCGTTTTGGTAGGCCACTCCCATTGGTAACCAGCCATAGCTAAGTTCATATTGTTGGAGAGCTAAACCGATTTGTCTAAGATTATTTCCACATCTGGTGCGAGCGGCAGCTGCTCGCACATTCTGAACAGCCGCCAAAACGAGTGAGATAGATATGCTTATTATAGAAATGACAACTAACAGTTCGATCATTGAGTAGGCGGAGCAATTATTTTTTGAATATTTTGGAGAAGAGATTTCAATTGCTTTTCTAATAATTAACATTTTGATTTCTCAATTCGGTATTTTTAAGAAGGTTTATAAACTATTGCACAGGAATTACGCAAGGTACAAGAGCGCCAACAATTCTGAATATGTTAGTGTAAACGGAGAAAATATTCCGAGAATATGTTGTTTGCCTCTCATGAATTTGCGATATATCGTCTTAAAAAGCGTACAATTGTTCTGGATATCTACTTTGCCGAAGAAGCAAAACAAAACAGCCAAACAGTACGAGTTTTTCAAAGTCGATTCTTGGAGTAGATACTGAATTTTTTAATTATTTCGAAGTATCGCAAAAAGCATCTACACGTCGCGATCATCTTCGCATTAAAATATTTTTTCTTGGAAGCGAACACTTCCTCGTAAGCTTCCAACGACTACAGAATATCTACTCGGCTCAAACCCGAATAGTCCAGCGTCCACTGATCAGTCGGAATTACCGAGAAATTCGAAAAAGAACGACTATCGCTGGCATGCAATCCATTCAGAGTTGCCGATCAAGCTCACCCGAAAATAGTCCCCTAGAGGAATCGATAGACGACGCAGTCCGCATATAGAACTGGCATCACTTCTCGATCCACATATCGAAATCTGCTTAAGCAAATAACGAATTTTACTTTTTGATAGAAAGAATGGCCAAGAGACTCCGAAAAGTAGGAAGTTCCACTGCAAAAATGTGAATCGAAGCCTTATAATTTCCCACGCCAATAAAACGTCCTCGAAAGAGGATGAAATTCGCAATTTGGACTGAGGTCGCAACATATCATAACAAGTGCAACTATTCTGCAAACTGATAACTCCGTGTCAACACCGATAGAAAAAGGCCTGATAATACCCATGAATAAAATCGGTCAAAATATAACTGCAAAGTCCACTCCGAAATATTGGCCAACACAAAATAAATAACATAGATCCGATTGCTATAATATAAAACAATCATGTCGCTTTACGGAACTTTGATGCAAGCAGCAGTAAAAAACCAGTCAGAACAAAGACCGCACTAATTATGATTACCCATCGATACCATGGAGTACTGTTAGATTTTGATTCCGACAATTGATTCACAAAAGGCGATTCCTGACTTGCTATTTTCCGAGCAGCCTCGGGTATATTGAATGCTTTCAAGGTAAAATCACTGTCAGTTGGAATTTTGGCTTGAGCTAAAAATTCAAATTTATATATCCCCTCTGAATTATATGATTTGTCATCACTAATTATGCTCTCTTTGATTTCTTTCAGTAAAGGGTATCCATCGAAATTTTTCTCATAGGTGAAAACTCTTTTGATAGTTGAGATGCCGTCCTTTCCGTTTCTTGCCTCAATTGTAGCATTCGTGATCACCCACCAATTTTTGGGATCTAGAGTTAGTGTACATCGTTCGATAGATCGCATTCGCGCGGGACGTTTATCTCCGATAATTTCTAGGGAGAATTCAACAATACCTTTCGTCATATTAAATTGAGATATCTTGCAGCAGGGATGATCCACGAGTCTGAGCAAATTCATTGAATCCATAGAGATCGGTGCGAAAATGCTCTCCGACTCGATCTGATCTTTTACAGTTATCCAATTATTGCTTTCGCGCTGCAGAATTTCGGAATACTCGCTGATTGATGTCAATGCCCATCCATTTTTATCATGTACTTGCTTTGCACTAAACATATATTCAGGATTAAAAACTCTAACTTCTTTCGGCTTCTTGAAAACATCCGATCCTTGAACACTAGGATCGGTCTGTTCTAACAGTATACAGCGATCGTTTGATCGTACGGTACCAATGTTGACAGAAGAATACACAATCTTTCCATTTTCATGTGACGTGTACTCAGAGCGAATTTTATATGACCACAATCGTGCGGCACTAGCGTAAAGTGCCCATGATTTCTTGGCTGTTTCTATTAATGACTGTGAATTCTGAGCCGCGATTTTCTCATTAAAAACATAAACCTGGCTCATAAATAAGAGAGTAATCACGCATGGCAGGGCTCTCATATCAGACTCCCAAAGAAACTTGAAACCTACTGATGATTGGAGAAGAGATTTTGATAGTACTCAAAGCACAATTAAATTCATGCTGTTTATGCATGAATAAACAGATTAATATTGTGAATCAATTCTACAATCTAATACTGAAAGCACGTGATGATTCCTGAAAGCTGCGAGGTAATCATTCACCCCGTTGAACTGAAACTTCCAATTTTTCTTAGAGGCTCTAACAAAACCTCAATTTGTCTATAGAATACCGCTACAAAAGGGGTTTTGTTACAGACTCTTATTTAATGACCCAAACTCGCTGTTCTAACTAAGAGCCAGCAACCTGGGAAGGATGACGGACTCCGCAGAATGCAAAGACCAGTTCAGCGGAGTGACGTTTTACCTGCCTCGAATTACCTGCAGCCGCAACTTGCACCTAGATTTGTACAGTTGCAATTACAATTTGAAGGAAAACAAGGGGCCGTTCCAGCACAACCACGACCACATGGCGGTACTCCAGATGCACACCCACTATCACAATTCGCTACCGGCGGAGTTGCAATACTTGAACACGGACATTGGGGAGCAGGCGCAGCAACGAGCATTTTGTCGCCTGCGGCCATAATAACAAAGCCACTTAGCAGAATTCCAGTAAATAAAAACATTCTCGCCAAATTACTCATTTGTCCACCTCATTAAAGTGTGCCGGATTTTCCGACAAAACACCGATCAAAGTGATCGGCAATTCCCAAACGATTGTACCAGAATCATTTGACACCCAAAAAGCTGCCTCTTGCTTCACAAAAATTCCTTCAGGATTCTTGAGATGAAGTCTGACTCGCAACTTTACTTCTTGCAGAGGCTTGATATCAATCGGACAATCTTGCAAAATATCGAAGTTGCATGCCGATGTTCCTCCATAAATACGGACTGTTTCTGAACTCCAGTTCACAGCTTCGGCATTATGTTCCAACCATTCATCCATCTGACCTATCCCGAGATTTACTTTTGATTGTCGCAGAACAACCTGGTCTCCTCTGATCTTCGCTTTAATATTTTGGCCAAATTGAGTGCTTTCACACAAAATTGCAAGCGTAATTCCAAATATAATAACCAACGCAAATGGGATAGCCTGTTTGCACTTTATATTATAGACATCTTTCAGAGCAGGCCGAATTTTCAATAGAAGCAATAATGCCGCAACATCTACAGTAAACATAATCCAAGGATTTACTTGCAATAATCCCAAGCAACCGCACGAGGCAAATCCAGATAATGCAAGTACAAAACCAGTAATCGCAAATCCCAAAAATGTTAAAAAAGAAAACAGCCACGGAACGAGAGAATTTTTTCCTAAAACGAGCCAAATTCCCAAAATGATTTCCCAATCCACAATAAGCAGCGATAGACGGGGGTCGCTGCTCAGGTAATTCAAATTGAATTTTCCAATTGCAATTGCGTAGCCCTTTAGGATTGCCGAACAAATCAACAACCCTCCCAAAAAAATAAAAATGATTGATTTCAAAATAGGCCCTCGGAACGAGTCGATTTTCCGATTTCTTTTAATATATCGAACAGCATACTGATTTTGCAAGTCAATTTTGAAAATAGTTTCTAGTACTCACTGGATAAACAAAGTTGTACCCCTCACGTAATATTTGCCGTTTTATGCGATTTAATTCCTAGAGGAATTGGCCCTCTCTTGAACAAAAGATCGCCGTGATCGACGAGAGCACGGCGTAAAGCAATTCGATCCATACGGCGGCTTCCTGCTCGAGCAACACTCCCGAAGGAGATTTTCCTTCCTCCTCCATAGCTCGGTTCCGATGGATTTCAACAAGCTCTCGGAACTGAGCGCGAGATTCTGTCGTGACTCTCTCCCGACTTTTCCAAAGCGTCTCGGGAGTAGGACCCAGACCTCCTCTCGGTCGAGCCAAGGCATTGGCTTCCCGTCGAGCCGCCTCCACATCCTCAGCGTTCCACACTTCCGGATGGCCTTCCCAGGCAGCTCTACGTTCGATTCGACTTTTCAAAGATCCTATGCCCGCTTCGATCGCACCGTTATATTGTGGCCTCCTCGGCAGAGAGTACAAGCCGAACACGCCTTCTCGCTGCAAAAATTCTTGGACCACTTCGGCAATAAACGGCGAACGGCAGCGCCTCGTGCCGGACTACGCCGGCCCATCGCAACACCCCGGTCTCGGTCATCAGACCGCTCCAATATTCCCCGGTATTCGGCAAAACACCCTTCAAAATACCAAAATCCCTACAGCTTTAATTCGGCTACAAATGCGACCAGAATTCGGCGAGGGACAGTTGAGCCAGGAACCGACAAATTCTTTGTTCTCTCTTTTGGCCGACTTTTTACTCGCCGCCGGTTTTTCCTGCATATCCTGCGTCGGCTTGGGTTTTTCCGGGGACTTGGTTTTTCCCGACGCGTCATTCAACGCTTTCTGCAACCCTTGCATCTTTGACATGTTGATTTCTCACCTTGTTGAATTGTTGACAAATAAACTTGTAAAGGCTGCGAACTTCTTCGGAAGCCTTGCAATCGGGCTCTTCTTCAGAAGGCGTTGAGCCGATATCCGTCGAAGTGGCATAGATATCCAGACGGCTCCAATGCACTGGAGAAACAGGGAGATCATAGGCGTCCGCCATCATCTTTTTGAGCTTTTCGGCCTGGACCGAGGCCGCTGGATGCAACTTGTTGATCAGTAGCCAGGTCGGTTTATCCCCGGCCATGCGAATCAGATCCCGCATCGCCGGAAGAGTATCGAAATGGAACATCTGAGGTTCGACCGGCAAAATCACCAGATCGGCGGCGCGAACAGTCTCCATGGCCGCCGTATCGTTGTGACCTGGGGAATCGATCACCACGAAATCAGCCCCATGCTGGCGAGCGGTTTCGAGGGTCTGTTTGATCCGTGACTGCAGTGTCCCGACTACCGCGACGTTTTCGACTTTGCGACGATCCCGCCATTTGGCGGCGTTCGCCTGTTGATCAATATCCAGAATGACAGCCGCTTTGCGGTTTTGGGCCGCAGCGGCTGCCAAACAGAGGCTGACAGTCGTTTTGCCACCGCCACCTTTTTGTCCGATAACTCCGATGATCATTATAAGGGCAATAACTTGAATAGTTGAATTGTTGAACAATTGAGAAGTTGACTTAGTGAAGTGCTAATTTATCTGTTTTTCATTGTCAAGATTTTTCAGCTACACAAATCAGATTCGAAAACGTAGCTGGTCGCTCAGGGATTATTACTCTGGGTCGACGAGTAAGTCTCCCGAAACTCCACGAAAGAAACCAGAATATGAACGAGCCTAAAAACCTGATGGAAAGGCTGGATACTCGTCGCAGTACACCCAAAGAGCCCGAAGAAGAGTCCGAAGAGGACTTTGGATCGTTTGGATATTTACGGGGGATCAAGGAGCGGAGTATCATGCTGGAATTCCGATTCCTGAACGGTAACACAGAAGCTATGCCGTATCATTCACTGGAGAGGCTCGTCTATAACCCTTCAGAAGGGCTCTTACTTCAGTTTCATGACGGAAAGATTCGCTTAAAAGGTCAAAAATTCAACACAGTTCAATCAAACGGCATCGTGTTCCTGCAAGCACTTCTGCGGAATCGCATCACCTGGGTTCAAGAGTCGGATGAGCTCAAAGCCAAGATTCTCGACCCAAATAGAGTGATATTTTCGAAGATAGAGATTGGCTAACTTGCATGTTTTGGGTTAATGGATGGCCTCAAGCTCAAGATTCTGAAATTAGATCCACCAAACTTCGGGCTCGTTTTGACTCGAGCTCTGTGCTTGAAAAAGACCGCCGCGAGTGTATCAGAGTCTGAACCAGTTTGCAATAATGTCTTAGAATCTCTAACAAAACCTAGCTTTGCGGAGAGAATCAATTGAAATATTATGGTTTTGGTGGGATCTCAAAACCGTTGAGAAAATGTCATCTCCGTTGAAGAAAATGAAATGTTGCTAATTATCGAATTTCGAAGCGGCAAGATATGACGCCATTTGATTAATCAGATCATCATTTGATTTAACATCAGTATTTATCTGCAGGAAGCACTCTGCACACAACAAATAGTCATGTGAAAATATTTTGTAAAGAACCATATTTTTCGACTTAAGTACAATCATATGCACATTTTTATCGTTTAAAGATGAAATTGAATCAAATGGTCGCGTGCAAGCTACAAATATATAATTTGATACAATAACAAAAGCATCTTCATTTTGGTCAAGCATAATTTGTAATGATTTGTCATCAATTGTATACGCAAGTAGTTCTAAATCAAATTGACTATGAACATCAATTTTTGAAAGAATTTTTTTTTCATTCTCGTCAAATATTTCTTGCGGAGGAAAAGAGAGTATTTTGAGACTATTTTCTGGAGATTGATAGCACTGTTTTTTGGTTGGATTTGCCGTCCAGTGACCTGGGAGATACAATTCATATTTTTCACCATTAAATTTATTGGTGAGCTGATTAACTCCGAGAGGAGTAATGATAATGGAATCATCTTTTTTAAGATGAAGAGCGAGCTTGTCTGCTACATTTTTATGATGTAGCTTAAGATATAATATAATTCCAATGAATAAAACGGAAAGTAATATATAACTATACTTTTTCATAACGCCCTTCATTGCACATTTAGCAATGTTTGTGTGAAGCACTTACTTGAAATCTTTAATAAGCGAATATTGTATTAATGATCCAATTTCAGAAGGTATTTTTAATGATTAGGTTAAGATGAATTAAGGTGAAAAGACTGAGGACCATAGTGGTAATAGAGCGTCATAAAAAAGATAAAGTATTCCATGACTTTGGGATCCAAGTAAATCAGTAAAATTAGCAAATAACCAATTTGCGCCTTTTTATGTCCAGCTTAAGTGAATAAATTTCGCATTTGTAAAATATTCTATGGAACCAATATTCGTGTGATATTAAACTGTAGCCCCCTTAAGATTTTCAACTGGTAAACCT
The genomic region above belongs to Telmatocola sphagniphila and contains:
- a CDS encoding DUF1559 domain-containing protein, translated to MLIIRKAIEISSPKYSKNNCSAYSMIELLVVISIISISISLVLAAVQNVRAAAARTRCGNNLRQIGLALQQYELSYGWLPMGVAYQNGKAPQLSITWMTRLLPYVDQNSLWLQALAAFQQNSFFETPPHFPILSKNMPLFVCPSDFQAQSPYNSGIFSVALTSYLGSEGTNLISKDGVLFVDSSIKLIEITDGISNTLAVGERPPSADKTLGWWYAGWGQVLGNTPTGSCDSVLGVRELQVTPHYSNCSPGPYSFRFGSLNNDCDAFHFWSLHPGGGNFVFCDGSVHFLTYATDSILPALATRSGAEILDSIE
- a CDS encoding MauE/DoxX family redox-associated membrane protein, which codes for MKSIIFIFLGGLLICSAILKGYAIAIGKFNLNYLSSDPRLSLLIVDWEIILGIWLVLGKNSLVPWLFSFLTFLGFAITGFVLALSGFASCGCLGLLQVNPWIMFTVDVAALLLLLKIRPALKDVYNIKCKQAIPFALVIIFGITLAILCESTQFGQNIKAKIRGDQVVLRQSKVNLGIGQMDEWLEHNAEAVNWSSETVRIYGGTSACNFDILQDCPIDIKPLQEVKLRVRLHLKNPEGIFVKQEAAFWVSNDSGTIVWELPITLIGVLSENPAHFNEVDK
- a CDS encoding AAA family ATPase codes for the protein MIIGVIGQKGGGGKTTVSLCLAAAAAQNRKAAVILDIDQQANAAKWRDRRKVENVAVVGTLQSRIKQTLETARQHGADFVVIDSPGHNDTAAMETVRAADLVILPVEPQMFHFDTLPAMRDLIRMAGDKPTWLLINKLHPAASVQAEKLKKMMADAYDLPVSPVHWSRLDIYATSTDIGSTPSEEEPDCKASEEVRSLYKFICQQFNKVRNQHVKDARVAESVE